In the Sarcophilus harrisii chromosome 1, mSarHar1.11, whole genome shotgun sequence genome, one interval contains:
- the RPUSD1 gene encoding RNA pseudouridylate synthase domain-containing protein 1, which yields MEPGCIENLSILYQSSDFIVVNKHWDLRIDSKMWYETLTLQSQLKHRFPELADPDTYYGFRFCHQLDFSTSGALCVALNKAAAGRAYKCFKERQVTKAYLALVRGHVQESKMTINHAIGKNTTEGLTHMMCIEGTEGCENAKPCLTELTVLERGVYDGDPVSKVLLQPLTGRTHQLRVHCSSSGYPIVGDFTYSFKKDSRPFRMMLHAFYLRIPTCGELIEVSTPDPFVPTLDANWQPQQLVHPLEQVIQTLKATMDPPPGDTSPLPKVGQNVVTQETSAKESEEQRARCQQWLAEWAVEPEN from the exons ATGGAGCCAGGGTGCATAGAGAACCTCTCCATTCTCTACCAGAGTTCAGACTTCATTGTGGTCAACAAGCATTGGGACCTCCGCATTGACAGCAAGATGTGGTATGAGACCCTGACCCTGCAGAGTCAACTGAAACACCGGTTCCCAGAGCTGGCTGATCCTGACACCTACTACGGCTTCAG GTTCTGTCACCAGCTGGATTTCTCCACCAGTGGAGCGCTTTGTGTGGCTTTGAACAAGGCAGCCGCTGGCAGGGCCTACAAGTGCTTCAAGGAGCGGCAGGTCACCAAAGCCTACCTTGCCCTG GTTCGAGGCCATGTGCAAGAGAGCAAAATGACCATCAACCATGCCATTGGGAAGAATACTACAGAAGGCCTGACCCACATGATGTGTATTGAAGGAACAGAAG GCTGTGAGAATGCCAAACCGTGCCTGACAGAACTAACAGTCCTAGAGCGTGGGGTGTATGATGGTGATCCAGTCTCCAAGGTCCTCCTCCAGCCTCTCACAG GCCGGACGCATCAGCTGCGAGTACACTGCAGCAGCAGTGGGTACCCCATTGTGGGTGACTTCACCTACAGCTTCAAGAAGGATAGCCGTCCGTTCCGTATGATGCTGCACGCCTTCTACCTCCGCATCCCCACGTGTGGGGAGCTCATCGAGGTGAGCACGCCCGACCCCTTCGTGCCGACGCTGGATGCTAACTGGCAGCCCCAGCAATTGGTCCACCCGCTGGAGCAAGTCATCCAGACCCTGAAGGCCACAATGGATCCACCCCCTGGGGACACTTCACCTCTGCCCAAGGTTGGCCAGAATGTGGTCACTCAGGAGACCAGTGCCAAAGAATCGGAGGAACAGCGGGCCAGGTGCCAGCAGTGGTTGGCCGAATGGGCCGTGGAACCAGAGAACTGA